Proteins found in one Choloepus didactylus isolate mChoDid1 chromosome 3, mChoDid1.pri, whole genome shotgun sequence genomic segment:
- the FAM114A1 gene encoding protein NOXP20 isoform X4: MQPQIRAPQKAHLLLLPQGPGGKSVLTGGLDALEFIGKKTMNVLAESDPGFKRTKTLMERTVSLSQMLREAKEKEKQRLAQQLTAERTAHYGMLFDEYQGLSHLEALEILSNESESKVQAFLISLDGEKLELLKHDLISIKDIFAAKELENEENQEEQGLEEKEEEFALMLTELLFELHVAATPDKLNKAMKKAHDWVAEDDATVSVDTAEESEEKSKEEEKEEKPENPEDKKEERRTKKVEEVYMLSIESLAEVTARCIEQLHKIAELILHGQEEEKPAQDQAKVLIKLTTAMCNEVASLSKKFTNSLTTVGSNKKAEVLNPMINSILLEGCNSTTYIQDAFQLLLPILQVSHIQTCGSKVQP; the protein is encoded by the exons ATGCAGCCACAGATCAGAGCCCCACAGAAAGCCCACCTGCTTCTCCTTCCTCAGGGTCCCGGG GGTAAAAGCGTGTTAACTGGTGGTCTTGATGCTTTGGAATTCATCGGCAAGAAAACCATGAATGTCCTTGCGGAAAGTGACCCAGGCTTTAAGCGAACCAAGACACTCATGGAGAGAACCGTGTCCTTGTCTCAG ATGTTACGAGAagccaaggagaaagaaaagcagagactGGCGCAGCAGCTCACCGCGGAGAGGACTGCACACTATGGGATGCTGTTCGATGAGTATCAAGGCTTGTCACACCTGGAAGCCCTGGAAATTCTGTCCAATGAAAGTGAAAGCAAG gttcaGGCATTTTTAATATCACTCGAtggagagaagctggagctctTAAAACATGACCTAATTTCCATTAAAGACATCTTTGCAGCCAAAGAATTAGAGAATGAAGAGAATCAAGAAGAACAAG gcttagaagaaaaggaagaagaatttgCTCTCATGCTAACAGAGCTTCTCTTTGAATTACATGTCGCGGCCACACCTGACAAACTCAATAAG GCAATGAAAAAAGCTCATGACTGGGTGGCAGAAGATGACGCCACGGTTTCAGTAGATACGGCAGAAGAGTCCGAGGAGAAAagtaaggaggaagaaaaagaagagaagcctgaaaaccctgaagacaaaaaggaagaaaggagaactaAGAAAGTAGAG GAAGTGTACATGTTGTCCATCGAAAGTCTGGCAGAAGTAACAGCACGCTGTATCGAACAACTTCATAAAATAGCAGAATTAATTCTTCATGGACAAGAAGAGGAAAAACCAGCTCAGGACCAAGCAAAAGTTCTGATAAA aTTAACTACTGCAATGTGCAATGAAGTTGCCTCCTTATCAAAGAAGTTTACCAATTCTTTAACCACTGTTGGG AGCAACAAGAAAGCTGAGGTCCTTAACCCGATGATCAATAGCATATTGTTAGAG
- the FAM114A1 gene encoding protein NOXP20 isoform X3, whose amino-acid sequence MLSAITNVVQNTGKSVLTGGLDALEFIGKKTMNVLAESDPGFKRTKTLMERTVSLSQMLREAKEKEKQRLAQQLTAERTAHYGMLFDEYQGLSHLEALEILSNESESKVQAFLISLDGEKLELLKHDLISIKDIFAAKELENEENQEEQGLEEKEEEFALMLTELLFELHVAATPDKLNKAMKKAHDWVAEDDATVSVDTAEESEEKSKEEEKEEKPENPEDKKEERRTKKVEEVYMLSIESLAEVTARCIEQLHKIAELILHGQEEEKPAQDQAKVLIKLTTAMCNEVASLSKKFTNSLTTVGSNKKAEVLNPMINSILLEGCNSTTYIQDAFQLLLPILQVSHIQTCGSKVQP is encoded by the exons ATGCTGTCAGCCATCACCAATGTGGTGCAAAACACA GGTAAAAGCGTGTTAACTGGTGGTCTTGATGCTTTGGAATTCATCGGCAAGAAAACCATGAATGTCCTTGCGGAAAGTGACCCAGGCTTTAAGCGAACCAAGACACTCATGGAGAGAACCGTGTCCTTGTCTCAG ATGTTACGAGAagccaaggagaaagaaaagcagagactGGCGCAGCAGCTCACCGCGGAGAGGACTGCACACTATGGGATGCTGTTCGATGAGTATCAAGGCTTGTCACACCTGGAAGCCCTGGAAATTCTGTCCAATGAAAGTGAAAGCAAG gttcaGGCATTTTTAATATCACTCGAtggagagaagctggagctctTAAAACATGACCTAATTTCCATTAAAGACATCTTTGCAGCCAAAGAATTAGAGAATGAAGAGAATCAAGAAGAACAAG gcttagaagaaaaggaagaagaatttgCTCTCATGCTAACAGAGCTTCTCTTTGAATTACATGTCGCGGCCACACCTGACAAACTCAATAAG GCAATGAAAAAAGCTCATGACTGGGTGGCAGAAGATGACGCCACGGTTTCAGTAGATACGGCAGAAGAGTCCGAGGAGAAAagtaaggaggaagaaaaagaagagaagcctgaaaaccctgaagacaaaaaggaagaaaggagaactaAGAAAGTAGAG GAAGTGTACATGTTGTCCATCGAAAGTCTGGCAGAAGTAACAGCACGCTGTATCGAACAACTTCATAAAATAGCAGAATTAATTCTTCATGGACAAGAAGAGGAAAAACCAGCTCAGGACCAAGCAAAAGTTCTGATAAA aTTAACTACTGCAATGTGCAATGAAGTTGCCTCCTTATCAAAGAAGTTTACCAATTCTTTAACCACTGTTGGG AGCAACAAGAAAGCTGAGGTCCTTAACCCGATGATCAATAGCATATTGTTAGAG